In Vibrio marisflavi CECT 7928, the following are encoded in one genomic region:
- a CDS encoding YggT family protein produces the protein MDAFLFLIRTVFELYIMVVILRIWLQAARADFYNPFSQFIVKATQPVVAPLRRIIPSIGSIDMATLLFAYVLSVLKFAVMNLVASGGAAAGFSTGLLFIGLLSLIKAVGGLLFWILLIRAILSWVSQGRSPIEYVFHQLTEPFLAPIRRIIPVMGGLDLSVLVLFILLQFLNMLIGGFIGPVWYQL, from the coding sequence ATGGACGCATTTTTATTTCTGATTCGCACCGTTTTTGAACTCTATATTATGGTGGTGATCTTGCGCATTTGGCTTCAAGCCGCACGCGCTGACTTTTACAATCCATTTTCTCAATTCATCGTAAAAGCGACTCAACCAGTCGTAGCACCTCTTAGAAGAATAATACCTTCGATTGGTAGTATCGATATGGCGACATTGCTGTTTGCGTATGTGTTGTCAGTGCTTAAATTTGCAGTGATGAACCTTGTCGCTTCTGGTGGCGCAGCTGCTGGATTTAGCACTGGCTTGCTATTCATAGGTCTGTTGTCACTAATAAAAGCTGTTGGTGGATTGCTATTCTGGATCCTTCTTATCCGCGCAATCTTAAGCTGGGTAAGCCAAGGTCGCAGCCCTATTGAATATGTGTTCCATCAACTAACTGAACCATTCCTAGCGCCAATTCGCCGCATTATTCCAGTGATGGGTGGTTTGGATCTGAGCGTACTAGTACTGTTTATTTTGCTTCAGTTCCTCAACATGTTGATCGGTGGATTTATTGGTCCCGTTTGGTACCAACTATAA
- a CDS encoding DUF2189 domain-containing protein translates to MPRAVDPSNIEDKQKRVSDEEYARTIPCNTVSVSAPFHWLALGLHDFIRMPLISAFYGLCFTLAAVGIVLLVQWQGTHLVVLPSLIVYMLIGPFLALGLYDASWEREKGHQATLLHSMKAIGRNSTSQWAFAIVLMVAMIFWMRIAALLHALYPSVQGAPLIDFLPFLLIGSAIGFVLAVVIFTISAYSMPLMMERRVDVMTAVFTSFNAVKTNIPAMIVWAFIICGGILIGFATYGLGMLITMPILGYGTWHAYHETIKKHHHK, encoded by the coding sequence ATGCCTAGAGCGGTTGACCCTTCCAATATTGAAGACAAACAAAAAAGAGTATCTGACGAAGAGTACGCGAGAACTATTCCCTGTAATACTGTCAGTGTCTCTGCTCCATTCCACTGGTTGGCCCTTGGCCTACATGACTTTATTCGAATGCCATTAATCAGCGCTTTCTATGGCCTGTGTTTTACTCTGGCTGCGGTTGGAATTGTTTTGCTCGTTCAGTGGCAAGGCACTCATCTTGTCGTTTTACCTAGCTTGATCGTTTATATGCTTATTGGACCTTTTTTAGCATTAGGACTTTACGACGCAAGTTGGGAAAGAGAGAAAGGACATCAAGCGACATTACTTCACTCGATGAAAGCAATTGGCAGAAACTCTACCTCGCAATGGGCATTTGCTATTGTCTTGATGGTCGCGATGATCTTCTGGATGCGAATTGCTGCACTACTTCATGCATTATACCCTTCAGTTCAAGGGGCTCCTTTAATAGACTTCCTGCCTTTCTTGTTAATCGGATCAGCTATTGGCTTCGTCTTGGCAGTCGTGATCTTCACAATATCGGCGTATTCGATGCCGTTAATGATGGAAAGACGTGTAGACGTTATGACAGCCGTCTTCACCAGCTTCAACGCGGTTAAGACCAATATTCCTGCCATGATTGTTTGGGCGTTCATCATTTGTGGAGGCATACTGATTGGCTTTGCTACATACGGCTTAGGTATGTTGATCACTATGCCAATTCTTGGTTACGGTACATGGCATGCTTACCATGAGACCATCAAAAAGCATCACCATAAATAG
- the gshB gene encoding glutathione synthase, with protein MIKLGIVMDPISSINIKKDSSFAMMLEAQRRGYQIHYMEMNDLHLDQGTAIADTKVVELKDDPSGWYQFKSEQTIALSELDAVLMRKDPPFDTEYIYATYILERAEEQGTLIVNKPQSLRDCNEKLFTAWFPELTPTTIVTRKADKIKAFREEHGDVILKPLDGMGGASIFRVKENDPNVSVIIETLTNHGQNYAMAQTFVPDISNGDKRILVVDGEAMPYCLARIPAKGETRGNLAAGGTGEARPLSETDKKIAEAVAPTLKEKGLIFVGLDVIGDKLTEINVTSPTCIKEIEAAFDISITGKLMDAIERRLQA; from the coding sequence ATGATTAAACTTGGTATCGTGATGGACCCTATCTCGTCTATCAATATTAAGAAAGATTCCAGCTTTGCGATGATGCTAGAGGCACAACGCAGAGGCTACCAAATCCACTATATGGAAATGAATGATCTACACTTAGATCAAGGTACCGCTATAGCGGACACAAAAGTTGTAGAATTGAAGGATGATCCAAGCGGCTGGTATCAATTTAAGTCAGAGCAAACCATAGCACTGTCTGAACTTGATGCCGTATTGATGCGTAAAGATCCACCATTTGATACTGAGTATATCTACGCAACTTATATTTTGGAGCGCGCTGAAGAGCAAGGAACTTTAATCGTCAATAAGCCACAAAGCTTACGCGATTGTAATGAGAAGCTATTTACTGCTTGGTTCCCAGAGCTAACTCCGACAACAATTGTGACGCGTAAAGCGGATAAGATTAAAGCATTCCGTGAAGAACATGGTGATGTCATCTTAAAACCACTAGATGGTATGGGCGGTGCATCTATTTTCCGAGTTAAGGAAAATGATCCGAACGTATCGGTTATCATCGAAACTCTAACTAATCACGGACAAAACTACGCTATGGCGCAGACGTTTGTTCCAGATATTAGCAACGGTGATAAGCGTATTTTGGTGGTAGATGGGGAGGCAATGCCTTACTGTCTGGCTCGTATTCCTGCTAAAGGAGAAACACGAGGTAACTTAGCTGCGGGAGGAACAGGGGAAGCTCGTCCACTCAGCGAAACAGACAAGAAAATAGCGGAAGCTGTGGCTCCAACACTAAAAGAAAAAGGCCTGATTTTTGTCGGCCTTGACGTAATTGGCGATAAGCTGACTGAGATAAACGTAACCAGCCCAACATGTATCAAAGAAATTGAGGCCGCTTTCGACATCTCAATCACAGGGAAGTTAATGGATGCAATTGAGCGCCGTCTGCAGGCGTGA
- the metK gene encoding methionine adenosyltransferase translates to MAKHLFTSESVSEGHPDKIADQISDAVLDAIIEQDPKARVACETYVKTGMVMVGGEITTSAWVDIEELTRQTVRDIGYVHSDMGFDADSCAILNTIGKQSPDINQGVDKADPKEQGAGDQGIMFGYATNETEILMPAPITYSHRLVQKQAEVRKNGTLPWLRPDAKSQVTFQYDQGKIVGIDAVVLSTQHCDSISTPDLREAVMEEIIKPVLPSEWINKETNFFINPTGRFVIGGPMGDCGLTGRKIIVDTYGGAARHGGGAFSGKDPSKVDRSAAYAARYVAKNIVAAGLADRCEIQLSYAIGVADPTSIMVETFGTEKVPHEVIIGAVRQNFDLRPYGLQEMLNLLQPIYQKTAAYGHFGREEFPWEATDKAELLREFAGL, encoded by the coding sequence ATGGCTAAGCATTTGTTTACTTCTGAGTCAGTTTCAGAAGGTCATCCTGATAAAATCGCCGATCAAATCTCTGATGCGGTTCTTGACGCAATCATAGAGCAAGACCCTAAAGCTCGCGTTGCCTGCGAAACTTACGTAAAAACAGGCATGGTTATGGTTGGTGGTGAAATCACGACTTCTGCTTGGGTAGATATTGAAGAGCTAACTCGTCAAACTGTCCGTGATATTGGTTATGTTCACTCTGACATGGGTTTTGACGCAGACTCTTGCGCTATCCTAAACACCATTGGTAAACAGTCTCCAGACATTAACCAAGGTGTTGATAAGGCAGATCCAAAGGAGCAAGGCGCTGGTGACCAAGGTATCATGTTTGGTTACGCAACCAACGAAACTGAAATTCTAATGCCTGCACCAATTACTTACTCTCACCGTCTTGTACAAAAACAAGCGGAAGTTCGTAAAAATGGCACATTACCTTGGCTACGTCCTGACGCAAAATCTCAGGTTACTTTCCAATATGACCAAGGCAAGATTGTTGGTATCGATGCTGTCGTACTTTCTACTCAGCACTGTGATTCAATCTCAACTCCTGATCTACGTGAAGCAGTGATGGAAGAGATCATCAAGCCAGTTTTACCTTCTGAGTGGATTAATAAAGAAACTAACTTCTTTATCAACCCGACTGGCCGATTCGTTATCGGTGGCCCAATGGGTGACTGTGGTCTAACAGGTCGTAAGATCATCGTTGATACATACGGTGGTGCAGCTCGCCACGGCGGTGGTGCTTTCTCTGGTAAAGATCCATCAAAAGTTGACCGTAGTGCTGCTTATGCTGCACGTTATGTTGCGAAGAACATCGTCGCAGCAGGTCTTGCTGATCGCTGTGAAATCCAACTTTCTTACGCTATCGGTGTTGCTGATCCAACATCTATCATGGTGGAAACTTTCGGAACTGAGAAAGTACCTCATGAAGTAATCATTGGCGCTGTTCGTCAAAACTTCGATCTACGCCCGTATGGCTTACAAGAAATGCTTAACCTGCTTCAGCCAATTTATCAAAAAACAGCTGCATACGGTCACTTTGGTCGTGAAGAGTTCCCTTGGGAAGCGACAGATAAAGCTGAATTGCTACGTGAGTTTGCTGGTCTTTAA
- the proC gene encoding pyrroline-5-carboxylate reductase, translating into MNYKKITFVGAGNMTRSIIAGLVASDYPAELITATNPSPGKREELANSFSINTSSDNIASVKDAEVVVLAVKPQIMQDVANELKQLDLTNKLIISIAAGIKCQRFNEMFGQTLRLVRVMPNTPSLVGLGMSGLYAAENVDEPNKQYASDLMSAVGKTCWVEEESGINNVIAAAGSAPAYFFLFMEAMQAEAIAQGFDKETARTLVQQAALGAAHMVEANPETELSTLREQVTSKGGTTAEALRTFNEQQLSSIVAKAMRAAVTRAEEMENLF; encoded by the coding sequence ATGAACTACAAGAAAATCACCTTCGTCGGTGCGGGCAACATGACTCGCTCAATTATTGCGGGTTTAGTCGCAAGCGACTACCCTGCAGAGCTCATCACAGCAACAAATCCAAGCCCTGGTAAAAGAGAAGAGCTAGCCAATTCATTTTCTATTAATACAAGTAGCGATAACATTGCATCTGTCAAAGATGCTGAAGTTGTAGTGTTAGCGGTGAAACCGCAAATCATGCAAGATGTCGCAAACGAATTAAAGCAGCTAGATTTAACCAATAAACTGATCATTTCGATTGCTGCTGGCATTAAGTGCCAACGATTTAATGAAATGTTTGGTCAAACATTAAGACTTGTACGTGTCATGCCAAATACCCCATCATTAGTGGGACTTGGTATGAGCGGGCTTTATGCTGCAGAGAATGTTGATGAGCCTAACAAACAGTACGCGTCAGATTTAATGTCTGCAGTAGGTAAAACCTGCTGGGTGGAAGAAGAATCTGGTATCAATAATGTTATTGCAGCGGCAGGCAGCGCACCAGCTTATTTCTTCCTATTTATGGAAGCAATGCAAGCTGAAGCGATAGCACAAGGGTTTGACAAAGAAACTGCGCGCACGTTGGTGCAACAGGCAGCATTAGGCGCAGCTCATATGGTTGAAGCCAACCCTGAAACTGAGTTGTCTACACTGAGAGAGCAAGTAACGTCAAAAGGCGGTACAACCGCAGAAGCACTAAGAACATTTAACGAGCAACAGCTAAGCAGCATAGTCGCAAAAGCGATGCGAGCTGCGGTTACTCGTGCAGAAGAAATGGAAAATTTATTTTAA
- the ruvX gene encoding Holliday junction resolvase RuvX, whose translation MSRTIMAFDYGTKSIGSAIGQEVTGTASPLKAFKAKDGIPNWDEIQTQINEWKPDLVVVGLPTDLHGKALETITPRAKKFAKRLHGRFGVTVEMHDERLSTTEARSELFEMGGYKALSKGNVDCQSAVVILESWFEHQWQ comes from the coding sequence ATGTCACGCACAATCATGGCATTTGATTACGGCACCAAAAGCATCGGCAGTGCAATTGGTCAAGAAGTCACAGGCACCGCTTCACCACTAAAGGCTTTCAAAGCTAAAGATGGCATTCCAAATTGGGACGAAATACAGACCCAGATAAACGAGTGGAAACCAGACTTAGTTGTCGTCGGCCTGCCTACAGATTTGCATGGTAAAGCGCTAGAAACCATTACTCCGAGAGCAAAAAAGTTTGCCAAGCGACTACATGGCCGTTTCGGAGTCACCGTTGAAATGCATGACGAACGCCTTTCCACCACAGAAGCTCGCTCAGAGTTATTTGAAATGGGCGGCTATAAAGCTTTGTCGAAAGGTAATGTGGATTGCCAATCAGCCGTAGTAATTTTGGAGAGCTGGTTTGAACATCAGTGGCAATAA
- a CDS encoding YqgE/AlgH family protein, whose protein sequence is MNLTNHFLVAMPGMKDPYFKHRVIYVCEHNEEGAMGLMINAPIDITVGGMLEQVDIEPVHPQLLKDSLEKPVLNGGPVSEDRGFILHQPKDHYESSLNMTDQISVTTSKDILSVLGTEAEPDCYLVALGYSGWEAGQLESELAENSWLTIEADPDVIFNTPIHERWKKAVQMLGIDSAQLSTQIGHA, encoded by the coding sequence ATGAACCTTACAAATCATTTCTTAGTGGCAATGCCTGGTATGAAAGATCCCTATTTCAAGCATAGAGTGATCTATGTTTGTGAGCACAATGAAGAAGGTGCTATGGGGCTAATGATCAATGCTCCGATTGATATTACTGTTGGCGGTATGTTGGAGCAGGTAGATATAGAGCCAGTCCATCCTCAACTGCTGAAAGACAGCTTAGAGAAGCCAGTACTCAATGGCGGCCCTGTTTCGGAAGATCGCGGTTTCATTCTCCATCAACCAAAAGATCACTATGAATCCAGTCTAAATATGACTGACCAAATCTCAGTAACCACTTCGAAAGATATCCTAAGTGTGTTAGGCACCGAAGCAGAGCCCGATTGCTACCTTGTCGCTCTTGGTTATTCTGGTTGGGAAGCGGGCCAATTGGAATCGGAGCTAGCCGAAAACTCATGGCTGACAATAGAGGCGGATCCTGATGTCATTTTCAATACGCCAATCCACGAAAGATGGAAAAAAGCCGTTCAAATGCTTGGTATTGACTCCGCTCAGCTCTCCACACAGATCGGCCACGCATAA
- the rsmE gene encoding 16S rRNA (uracil(1498)-N(3))-methyltransferase, whose amino-acid sequence MRIPRVYHPEPINQLGTLQLSEDAAGHIARVLRMKVGQQLVLFDGSGHEFPSTITNVTKKQVDVEVQEKAHKDIESPLDLHLGQVVSRGEKMEFTIQKSVELGVNTITPLLSERCGVKLDTKRFEKKLLQWQKIAIAACEQCGRNVVPTIRPIMSLEDWCAEKSEALKLNLHPRAKYSINTLPDNLNKVRLLIGPEGGLSEEEIVMSRTHQFEETLLGPRVLRTETAALTAIAALQVRFGDLG is encoded by the coding sequence ATGAGAATACCCCGAGTCTATCACCCTGAACCAATTAACCAGCTTGGAACACTACAGCTGTCTGAAGACGCTGCTGGGCACATCGCACGAGTATTACGCATGAAAGTCGGCCAGCAGTTGGTTCTTTTTGATGGAAGCGGACATGAGTTTCCTAGCACGATTACAAACGTCACAAAAAAACAGGTTGACGTTGAGGTGCAGGAAAAAGCGCACAAAGATATTGAATCACCATTAGATCTTCATTTAGGCCAAGTGGTCTCACGAGGTGAGAAAATGGAATTCACTATCCAAAAGTCTGTCGAGCTTGGAGTGAATACAATCACACCTCTACTCTCTGAGCGCTGCGGAGTAAAACTAGACACAAAACGTTTTGAAAAGAAATTGCTCCAGTGGCAAAAAATTGCGATTGCAGCCTGTGAGCAATGTGGTCGAAATGTTGTACCAACAATTCGACCTATCATGAGCTTAGAAGATTGGTGCGCTGAAAAAAGTGAAGCGCTAAAGCTCAACTTACACCCTCGTGCGAAGTACTCAATCAACACTCTTCCCGACAATTTAAATAAAGTCCGCCTACTCATTGGCCCTGAAGGTGGATTGTCAGAAGAAGAAATTGTAATGTCGAGAACACATCAGTTTGAAGAAACCTTGTTAGGGCCAAGAGTTCTACGCACCGAAACTGCAGCTCTGACTGCTATAGCCGCCCTACAAGTTCGCTTTGGCGACTTGGGATAA
- a CDS encoding PilT/PilU family type 4a pilus ATPase, whose amino-acid sequence MDFNQCLLEMIACEASDLYITVGKPVSFRIDGNLVAQGEPLTEATLINMLQSTMSKGDWDTFKQSREANFAIVRDEGRFRVSAFFQREMPGAVIRRIETTIPTIDSLKLPKAIGDLSLAKRGLVLVVGATGSGKSTTLAAMVGHRNQHTQGHILTVEDPIEFVHDHNQCIVTQREVGLDTLSYETALKNSLRQAPDMILIGEIRNRETMEYAMSFAETGHLCVATLHANNANQAIERILHLVSKERKDQFLFDLSINLKGIVAQQLVRDKKGNGRHGVFENLLNTPRISDLLRRGELHELKAAMVKSKEHGMLTFDQSLYQLVVDDLISEEDALHHADSANDLRIMLKSRQSSEKQSTLSDVKIDMD is encoded by the coding sequence ATGGATTTCAATCAATGTCTACTTGAGATGATCGCTTGTGAAGCGTCTGATCTTTATATCACAGTCGGAAAGCCGGTCTCTTTCCGTATTGATGGAAACTTGGTTGCACAGGGGGAGCCTCTTACTGAGGCTACTCTTATCAACATGCTTCAATCAACGATGAGCAAGGGAGATTGGGATACATTTAAACAGAGTCGAGAAGCCAATTTTGCCATCGTTCGAGATGAAGGCCGATTTAGAGTCAGTGCCTTTTTCCAACGCGAAATGCCCGGAGCCGTCATTCGGCGAATAGAAACGACTATCCCGACAATTGATAGTTTAAAGCTGCCAAAAGCTATCGGTGATCTTTCTCTAGCTAAAAGGGGCTTAGTATTGGTGGTTGGGGCAACAGGATCGGGAAAATCCACCACACTTGCTGCAATGGTTGGCCATCGAAATCAGCATACTCAAGGACACATTCTTACTGTTGAAGATCCAATCGAGTTTGTTCATGATCATAACCAATGCATTGTTACTCAGCGAGAAGTTGGTTTGGATACGCTGAGTTATGAAACGGCTTTGAAAAACTCGCTGCGACAAGCTCCAGATATGATTTTGATTGGGGAGATACGCAATCGTGAGACGATGGAGTACGCAATGAGCTTTGCCGAAACAGGCCACTTGTGTGTGGCGACACTCCATGCGAATAATGCCAATCAGGCCATTGAGCGCATCTTGCATTTGGTGTCGAAAGAGCGCAAAGATCAATTTCTGTTTGACTTGTCTATCAATTTAAAAGGGATTGTTGCCCAACAATTGGTGCGAGATAAGAAAGGTAATGGTCGACACGGAGTGTTTGAAAATTTGCTTAATACTCCACGCATATCAGATTTATTGCGCCGTGGTGAATTGCACGAGCTAAAAGCGGCCATGGTGAAGTCGAAAGAGCACGGCATGTTAACTTTTGATCAATCACTCTACCAGTTAGTGGTCGATGACCTTATCAGTGAAGAAGATGCCTTGCATCATGCCGATTCAGCCAACGACTTGCGAATAATGCTAAAGAGTCGTCAAAGCTCGGAGAAACAATCCACATTGAGTGATGTAAAGATCGACATGGATTGA
- a CDS encoding YggS family pyridoxal phosphate-dependent enzyme, protein MSNIQQNIEHISSLIHSAQQKCGRAPDSVQLLAVSKTKPLEDVIQAAKAGQVAFGENYVQEGVDKVQQIQQIAPEFNLDWHFIGPIQSNKTKPVAENFDWVHTVDRSKIAQRLNDQRPADKEPLQVLIQVNTSGESSKSGATEAEVFELAELISSLPNLTLRGLMSIPANVTDYQSQLEAFQQLAQMKEKLSEKFDHIDTLSMGMTGDMEAAIEAGSTMVRIGTAIFGARDYSNR, encoded by the coding sequence ATGAGTAATATTCAACAAAATATCGAACATATCTCTTCACTGATCCATAGTGCTCAACAAAAGTGTGGACGAGCTCCAGACTCCGTGCAACTTTTAGCGGTCAGCAAAACAAAACCACTGGAAGACGTTATCCAAGCTGCGAAAGCAGGACAGGTTGCCTTTGGCGAAAATTACGTCCAAGAAGGCGTCGATAAAGTTCAACAAATTCAACAAATCGCCCCTGAGTTCAATCTTGATTGGCACTTCATCGGTCCCATTCAATCAAACAAAACCAAACCTGTTGCGGAAAACTTTGATTGGGTGCATACGGTAGACAGGTCGAAGATTGCGCAGCGGCTCAATGACCAGCGTCCAGCAGACAAAGAGCCCTTACAAGTACTCATCCAAGTAAATACGAGTGGCGAAAGCTCTAAGTCAGGCGCAACAGAAGCTGAAGTATTTGAGCTAGCAGAGTTGATTTCATCCCTGCCCAACCTCACTTTAAGAGGATTGATGTCGATTCCAGCGAACGTCACTGACTATCAGTCGCAGCTGGAGGCATTCCAACAGTTAGCTCAGATGAAAGAGAAACTGTCAGAGAAATTCGATCATATAGATACTCTGTCGATGGGCATGACTGGCGATATGGAAGCCGCCATTGAGGCAGGCAGTACAATGGTTCGCATCGGCACCGCTATCTTTGGAGCAAGAGACTATAGCAACCGATAG
- a CDS encoding type IV pilus twitching motility protein PilT, producing MDIAELLDFSVKHNASDLHLSAGVPPMIRIDGEVRKLGVPALSHSEVHHLVFDIMNDAQRSEFEERLEVDFSYQLADVGRFRVNAFNQSRGCSAVFRTIPVDIPTLEQLDAPDIFEKVSNYEKGLVLVTGPTGSGKSTTLAAMVDYINTHHNKHILTIEDPIEFVHNNKKCLINQREVHRDTLSFNNALRSALREDPDVILVGELRDQETISLALTAAETGHLVFGTLHTSSAAKTIDRIIDVFPGADKGMVRSMLSESLRAVIAQKLLKRVGGGRVACHEIMIATPAIRNLIREDKIAQMFSIIQTGATHGMVTMEQNAKQLLAKGVVDMEEVQKKVEIDSGSM from the coding sequence ATGGATATTGCTGAGTTATTGGATTTTAGTGTAAAGCATAATGCCTCAGATCTACACCTTTCTGCGGGTGTTCCTCCCATGATACGAATTGATGGTGAAGTAAGAAAGCTTGGTGTGCCTGCTCTGTCGCATTCTGAAGTACATCACTTAGTTTTCGATATTATGAATGATGCCCAAAGAAGTGAATTCGAAGAAAGACTAGAAGTGGACTTTTCCTATCAGCTAGCTGATGTTGGCCGCTTTCGTGTCAACGCTTTTAACCAGTCGCGTGGCTGCTCCGCAGTTTTTAGAACCATACCTGTTGATATCCCAACTCTCGAACAACTAGATGCGCCAGATATTTTTGAAAAAGTTTCTAATTATGAAAAAGGTTTAGTGCTTGTAACGGGCCCGACCGGTTCTGGTAAGTCGACCACATTGGCGGCGATGGTCGACTACATTAATACCCATCACAACAAGCATATCTTAACGATTGAAGACCCGATTGAGTTTGTGCACAACAACAAGAAATGTTTGATCAATCAAAGGGAGGTTCATCGAGATACTCTTAGTTTCAATAACGCCTTGAGAAGTGCTCTACGTGAAGATCCTGATGTTATTCTTGTCGGTGAGTTGCGCGATCAAGAGACCATTAGTTTGGCTCTGACGGCCGCTGAAACAGGCCATTTAGTCTTTGGCACACTTCATACTAGTTCTGCAGCTAAAACCATTGACCGAATCATCGATGTTTTTCCGGGAGCAGATAAAGGTATGGTGCGTTCCATGCTATCTGAGTCACTCCGAGCAGTAATTGCTCAGAAGCTTCTTAAAAGAGTTGGGGGAGGTCGAGTCGCTTGTCATGAGATTATGATTGCCACTCCCGCGATTCGAAACCTAATTCGAGAAGATAAAATTGCTCAAATGTTTTCCATTATTCAAACCGGAGCGACTCACGGCATGGTGACCATGGAGCAAAACGCCAAACAATTACTCGCCAAAGGGGTAGTTGATATGGAAGAGGTTCAGAAGAAAGTTGAGATTGACTCAGGTTCGATGTAA
- a CDS encoding SprT family zinc-dependent metalloprotease has translation MRMISPELSSKIHDKICQCIAKARRHFQYQFQIPEVSYRLRGKAAGKALLLNNQIRLNPILLMENQQAFLDEVIPHEIAHLIAFHHFGRVKPHGKEWQHIMLDVFQVTPSTTHCFNIQSVQGKTFEYSCGCSTFTLTIRRHNKVLRKQASYSCKKCTKVLKYTGVECNQG, from the coding sequence ATTAGAATGATCTCCCCGGAACTCAGCAGCAAGATTCACGACAAAATATGCCAATGTATTGCTAAGGCGAGACGTCATTTTCAATACCAATTTCAAATACCTGAAGTATCTTACAGGTTGAGAGGCAAAGCTGCTGGTAAGGCATTGTTGCTAAACAATCAAATTCGTTTAAATCCAATACTATTGATGGAAAACCAGCAAGCATTTCTCGATGAGGTGATCCCTCATGAGATAGCACATTTAATTGCATTTCATCATTTTGGCCGAGTGAAACCTCATGGAAAAGAGTGGCAGCACATCATGTTAGATGTCTTTCAAGTAACCCCTAGCACTACACACTGCTTTAATATCCAATCCGTACAAGGGAAAACTTTTGAGTATTCTTGTGGGTGCTCTACATTCACACTAACAATACGAAGACATAATAAGGTCCTGAGGAAACAAGCAAGTTATTCTTGTAAGAAATGTACCAAGGTACTGAAATATACAGGGGTTGAGTGTAATCAGGGTTGA